A region of Nostoc sp. 'Peltigera membranacea cyanobiont' N6 DNA encodes the following proteins:
- a CDS encoding sucrase ferredoxin — MQTQQTDRLPLTDCRFCSLVSQANGEDPIGTAGTYDHWIIMEIPQPWPENIFEEHPRIKPLLGLFQELVVKHGVKLRPMLIAPDREYSHPGFTRFLYYYRSTEMFSQFEKQEFVVPDEETTALVTAILKQLMQQPNDLSKFQQYQQQTNHIRELMVCTHAQVDLACGRFGTPMYRRLRKEYAPASNGKLRVWQTTHFGGHQFAPTLVDLPQGCLWGHLVPEVLDLLVLRNGSVSDLRQFYRGWAGLTKFEQIAEREIWMELGWSWLDYLKAGEVLAKEEVHEEDRANWADVRIHFAAIDGSISGTYEARVEVNGEVMSTLNSAKEMELEAVKQYCVSRLVKVD, encoded by the coding sequence ATGCAAACCCAACAAACCGATCGACTTCCCTTGACAGATTGTCGTTTTTGCTCGCTGGTTTCTCAAGCTAACGGAGAAGATCCAATTGGTACAGCAGGGACTTACGACCATTGGATAATTATGGAAATTCCACAACCTTGGCCGGAAAACATCTTTGAGGAACATCCGAGAATAAAGCCACTCTTGGGTCTGTTCCAAGAGTTAGTGGTCAAACATGGGGTCAAGCTGCGACCAATGTTAATTGCTCCCGATCGCGAGTACTCCCACCCTGGCTTCACCCGCTTCCTCTACTACTATCGTTCTACGGAGATGTTTTCTCAGTTTGAAAAACAAGAGTTTGTTGTCCCAGATGAGGAAACAACTGCTTTGGTAACGGCAATACTGAAGCAGTTGATGCAACAGCCTAACGATTTATCAAAGTTTCAGCAGTATCAGCAACAAACCAATCACATCCGAGAACTCATGGTTTGCACTCATGCTCAAGTTGACCTTGCTTGTGGCAGATTTGGCACTCCTATGTATCGGCGATTACGCAAAGAATATGCTCCTGCTTCCAACGGAAAGTTAAGAGTGTGGCAAACAACCCATTTTGGCGGTCATCAGTTTGCCCCGACTCTAGTTGATTTACCCCAAGGATGTTTATGGGGACATTTAGTGCCAGAAGTGCTGGATTTACTGGTACTGCGGAATGGTTCAGTCTCTGACCTGCGTCAGTTCTACCGAGGATGGGCGGGTTTAACTAAGTTTGAGCAAATTGCTGAACGCGAAATTTGGATGGAGTTGGGTTGGAGTTGGCTCGATTATTTGAAAGCTGGTGAAGTGCTGGCAAAAGAAGAAGTTCATGAAGAGGATCGTGCTAACTGGGCTGATGTACGCATTCATTTTGCCGCGATCGATGGCAGCATATCAGGTACTTATGAAGCCAGAGTTGAAGTCAATGGTGAGGTCATGAGTACATTGAACTCAGCAAAAGAAATGGAGTTAGAGGCGGTGAAGCAATATTGCGTTAGCCGTTTAGTGAAGGTTGATTAA
- a CDS encoding ShlB/FhaC/HecB family hemolysin secretion/activation protein produces the protein MGFSLRFKQLFFISFSCISITPLAAFAQSTPPSGVTIPPNIPGKVEETIPQPLPSPNIPPTPPAQNIPILPSPQPENLPDTTFPSGESFHVKEIQVTGYSVLKDEIIKLKQPLENKDITFEQLLQLRSQITKLYVDNGYISSGAFIPNNQDIASGVVQIQVVEGELEGISILGLKRLQTAYVRSRIARLAGKPLNQKRLEEALQLLQLDPAIKRVNAELTAGSTPGNNILQVTITESPAFHAGVIFANDQSPSVGSEQGTVFIAHDNLLGFGDKFNAEYAASEGLDIYNINYSIPFNALDGTIGVRYSNSGSRIIESKFSDLNIRSEAETLSFNVRQPLTHTPNNEFALRLAFDLRRSQTFILNDIPFSFTEGPENGKSKVTVIRFSQDWLQRNANSVLAARSQFSFGIGGFDATVNDSGTDGRFFSWVGQFQWVQRLSPRILMLAKVNTQLTPDSLLSLEKISIGGVDTVRGYRQNQIVADNGVVGGVEVRIPLTSNVQTLQLIPFVDIGTAWNNRAINADPQTIASLGLGLNWQPLNGLVLRADYGIPFMGTSDRGTSLQDNGFSFSVRYQPF, from the coding sequence ATGGGTTTCTCCCTCCGCTTTAAACAGCTTTTTTTCATTTCATTTTCTTGTATTAGCATCACTCCACTTGCAGCATTTGCCCAATCTACGCCCCCATCTGGAGTAACAATTCCCCCTAATATTCCAGGGAAAGTAGAAGAAACTATTCCTCAACCATTACCATCACCAAATATTCCTCCCACGCCACCTGCACAAAATATCCCTATACTCCCATCACCCCAACCAGAAAATTTACCCGATACTACTTTTCCTAGTGGTGAAAGTTTTCATGTCAAAGAAATCCAAGTCACAGGTTATTCTGTATTAAAAGATGAAATCATCAAGTTAAAACAGCCCTTAGAAAATAAAGACATCACATTTGAGCAGTTATTGCAACTGCGATCGCAAATCACCAAACTCTATGTTGATAATGGCTATATTAGCAGTGGTGCATTTATTCCCAACAATCAAGATATCGCTAGCGGTGTTGTGCAAATTCAAGTTGTGGAAGGCGAACTTGAAGGAATTTCCATTTTAGGGTTAAAAAGATTGCAAACTGCATACGTGCGTTCCCGGATTGCGCGATTGGCGGGTAAGCCTTTAAATCAAAAACGCCTTGAAGAAGCATTGCAATTATTACAACTTGACCCTGCTATTAAACGAGTCAATGCTGAGTTAACCGCAGGTAGCACCCCAGGTAACAATATTTTACAGGTGACAATTACCGAATCGCCAGCATTTCACGCTGGGGTAATATTTGCAAATGACCAATCGCCTAGTGTTGGTTCAGAACAAGGGACTGTTTTTATTGCTCACGATAATTTATTAGGGTTTGGGGATAAATTTAATGCTGAATATGCCGCTAGTGAAGGTTTAGACATTTACAATATTAATTATTCTATTCCGTTTAACGCCCTAGATGGAACCATTGGTGTTCGCTACAGTAACAGTGGTAGCCGGATTATTGAAAGCAAGTTTAGCGATTTAAATATTCGCAGCGAAGCCGAAACCCTTTCTTTTAACGTGCGTCAACCGCTTACTCACACCCCAAACAACGAATTTGCTCTCCGTTTAGCATTTGATTTACGACGTAGCCAAACCTTCATCCTTAATGATATCCCCTTTTCTTTTACTGAAGGGCCGGAAAATGGAAAATCAAAAGTTACGGTAATTCGCTTTTCCCAAGATTGGTTACAACGTAATGCTAACAGTGTTTTAGCGGCGCGATCGCAATTTAGTTTTGGGATTGGTGGTTTTGATGCAACCGTTAATGATAGTGGTACTGATGGGCGTTTTTTTTCCTGGGTAGGACAATTTCAATGGGTGCAACGGCTATCTCCCCGCATCTTGATGTTGGCTAAAGTTAACACTCAACTCACTCCTGATTCCTTACTGTCGCTGGAAAAAATTAGCATTGGCGGAGTGGATACAGTGCGCGGTTATCGTCAAAACCAAATTGTTGCTGACAATGGGGTAGTTGGAGGTGTGGAAGTTCGTATTCCCCTGACATCAAATGTGCAAACTTTACAGCTAATACCATTCGTTGACATCGGCACAGCTTGGAACAATCGCGCTATTAATGCCGACCCACAAACCATTGCTAGTCTGGGTTTAGGTTTAAACTGGCAACCTTTAAATGGTTTAGTATTGCGTGCAGATTATGGTATACCATTTATGGGAACAAGCGATCGCGGTACTTCGCTACAAGATAATGGTTTTAGTTTTTCAGTCCGCTATCAACCATTTTGA
- a CDS encoding cytochrome P450, translating into MKLPEGPKASPRWLSRQFKTNPLGLMDAMGDRYGDIFTVMAGSTPIVYVSNPQGIKQIFTSAKEITASGKLNQGGALLVGNNGLLMLDGLRHKHRRQLLMPPLHGTRVKAYGQRICQVTDKVMNNLAIGKPLFAYPTMQKITLEVILQALFGLDEGERYEQFRQLLSNLLSFARSRWLKLALSYPFLRQDLGRWSPWGYWLDLQRQFDKLLYTEIAERRSQPDPSRTDVLSELILACDETGEAMSDRDIRDMFPSLLFGGQDASATAITWSLYWIHRLPTVRDRLLQELDTLGESPDPMKIVALPYLSAVCNEALRIYPTQVVTFPRLVESPIQVMDYELSPGTVVIGCIYLTHQREDLYPQPKQFQPERFLERQYSQYEFLPFGGGARRCPGEVLALFEMKLVLATILSHYKLALAHPEKVEKPQARGVNYPPASGLKMLMLSRRASQERSPQLVNNFT; encoded by the coding sequence ATGAAATTACCTGAAGGGCCAAAAGCTTCCCCCCGGTGGCTGAGTCGTCAATTTAAGACTAATCCCCTGGGATTAATGGATGCTATGGGCGATCGCTATGGTGATATTTTCACTGTTATGGCTGGTTCTACACCAATCGTTTATGTCAGCAACCCACAGGGGATAAAGCAGATTTTTACTAGTGCCAAAGAAATTACAGCTTCTGGGAAGTTGAACCAAGGTGGCGCTCTCCTGGTGGGAAACAACGGATTACTTATGCTTGATGGCTTGCGCCATAAACATCGACGTCAATTATTGATGCCTCCCCTGCACGGAACTAGGGTAAAAGCATACGGGCAGCGTATCTGTCAAGTTACAGATAAAGTGATGAACAATCTGGCTATCGGCAAACCTTTGTTCGCTTATCCGACTATGCAAAAAATTACCCTTGAGGTAATATTACAAGCTTTGTTTGGTTTGGATGAGGGAGAGCGTTACGAACAATTTAGGCAACTCCTTTCTAATTTATTAAGTTTCGCCCGTTCTCGCTGGCTGAAATTAGCCCTGTCATATCCCTTCCTCCGACAGGATTTAGGTCGGTGGAGTCCGTGGGGATATTGGCTTGACCTGCAACGGCAATTTGACAAACTCCTCTACACTGAAATTGCCGAACGGCGATCGCAACCTGACCCTTCCCGCACCGATGTCCTCTCTGAACTAATACTTGCTTGCGATGAAACTGGTGAAGCAATGAGCGATCGGGATATCCGCGATATGTTCCCATCATTGTTATTCGGCGGTCAAGATGCATCAGCCACTGCCATAACTTGGTCATTGTACTGGATTCACCGTTTACCTACTGTTCGCGATCGATTACTTCAAGAACTCGATACCCTAGGTGAATCCCCAGATCCGATGAAGATTGTTGCACTACCCTACCTCAGTGCTGTCTGTAATGAAGCCCTACGAATTTATCCGACTCAGGTAGTCACATTTCCCCGATTAGTAGAATCACCAATTCAGGTGATGGACTACGAATTGAGTCCAGGGACAGTAGTCATCGGCTGTATTTATCTGACGCATCAGCGTGAGGACTTATATCCCCAACCGAAGCAATTCCAGCCAGAGCGCTTTCTGGAGCGACAATACTCTCAGTATGAATTTTTACCATTTGGTGGTGGCGCTCGTCGCTGTCCAGGTGAGGTATTAGCGCTTTTTGAAATGAAGCTAGTTTTAGCAACAATTCTCTCACACTACAAACTAGCCCTAGCGCATCCAGAAAAAGTAGAAAAACCCCAGGCTAGAGGTGTTAATTATCCCCCGGCTAGTGGCTTGAAAATGTTAATGCTCAGTCGGCGTGCATCTCAAGAGCGATCGCCACAGTTGGTTAATAATTTTACTTAA
- a CDS encoding MATE family efflux transporter codes for MTAQKQSQLTNEILQGNLIQLMFKLSFPGIFGMLLLGLNTFTDVLFAGQFIGETAVAAISLALPLTNILIGFALLVGVGSASVLSRAIGSGDIKTQSKIFGNLIVMSAIICFFVTTISYTFGEELIRFMGGNGEVLSAGSKYFKTYMLGSGFFILAVASSQIIKSEGRIRLATIFSGIFVIVNITLDIIFVSVFRWGIQGLAIASVVAMVIYSILNLTYFLFGKSSIPVDPKKFVLAIDLLPAILSVGIPALLTQVMGLVDSFVVLKSISNYGTHNDIAFYGATLRLTSLAHVPLNGFTQALQPVIGINYGSQNYDRLKKAYLTFAIGGTTLLTLLWLPLQLSPKTFLVWLLPDVTFNYNDLLNFRILSLIILVIPFTSFGATLFQSIGKGKIVTIIILLNSIVIFIPLVLFLSKIMGVMGVYWGILITNFVILLIALVLTFLEFKNLTKMQIEKYQ; via the coding sequence ATGACTGCACAAAAACAATCTCAACTGACAAATGAGATCCTCCAAGGCAATCTCATTCAACTGATGTTCAAGTTATCATTTCCTGGTATTTTCGGAATGTTACTACTAGGCTTGAACACTTTTACTGATGTTTTATTTGCAGGGCAATTTATTGGTGAAACTGCCGTTGCAGCGATCTCCCTTGCATTACCCCTCACAAATATATTAATTGGATTTGCTCTGTTAGTTGGGGTAGGTTCTGCTTCTGTTCTCAGTCGAGCTATTGGTTCTGGAGATATCAAAACCCAGTCTAAAATCTTTGGCAATTTAATCGTAATGAGTGCGATTATCTGTTTTTTTGTCACAACTATTAGCTACACATTTGGTGAAGAATTGATTAGATTCATGGGAGGAAATGGTGAAGTTCTCTCTGCGGGGTCAAAATATTTTAAGACTTATATGCTTGGTTCGGGGTTTTTTATCCTAGCGGTAGCTTCGAGTCAGATTATCAAATCAGAAGGCAGAATCAGACTAGCCACCATTTTTTCAGGCATTTTTGTGATCGTTAATATTACCTTAGATATCATATTTGTCAGCGTCTTTCGCTGGGGTATTCAGGGATTAGCCATTGCTAGTGTTGTTGCAATGGTTATTTATAGCATTCTAAATTTAACTTATTTTCTTTTTGGTAAAAGTTCTATCCCAGTCGATCCCAAAAAGTTTGTTCTGGCAATAGATTTACTGCCTGCTATTTTATCAGTGGGAATACCAGCGCTACTTACTCAAGTTATGGGTTTAGTTGATAGTTTTGTGGTTTTGAAATCAATTTCTAATTACGGAACACATAATGATATAGCTTTTTATGGAGCAACACTGAGATTAACTTCATTAGCACACGTTCCTTTAAATGGTTTTACACAAGCCTTGCAACCTGTGATTGGTATAAATTATGGATCTCAAAATTATGATAGACTCAAAAAAGCTTATTTAACTTTTGCTATTGGTGGAACTACGTTATTAACATTACTTTGGCTCCCTCTACAATTATCCCCAAAAACATTTCTAGTTTGGCTGTTGCCAGACGTTACTTTTAATTACAATGATTTATTAAATTTTCGTATTCTTAGTTTAATAATACTAGTCATACCCTTTACTTCTTTTGGAGCAACTTTATTTCAATCCATAGGAAAGGGTAAAATAGTTACAATTATAATTCTTTTAAATAGTATAGTTATATTCATTCCTCTAGTGCTATTTCTATCAAAAATTATGGGTGTTATGGGTGTATATTGGGGGATTTTAATAACAAACTTTGTAATTCTTTTAATTGCACTAGTCTTGACATTTTTAGAATTTAAGAATTTAACCAAAATGCAAATAGAAAAATACCAATAA
- a CDS encoding beta strand repeat-containing protein gives MTRQYGLHKCLQFGLASVLGCLVVSIFTAKTQAQQSNIIPDNTLGAESSQVIDNFQGQPIEVITGGSTRQINLFHSFQEFNISEGRAAYFFNPSANIQNILARVTGNNRSEILGILGTFGNSSPNLFLINPNGIVFGKNASLDVQGSFVGTTANGLQFGNQGVFSATNPQAVPLLTINPSVLLFNQIQANGGIINQSQAPAGTNLIGQDVTGLRVADGKSLLFVGGNINIDGGGIRAYGGNVELAGLAAPVNIGLNIAGDNLGLVIPENVEGADVSLSNGAEVNVRGADGGTITIQARNVNLSGGSILRAGIDTGLGTPNSKGGDITINATADTTLIDKGFIANIVQKSAFGNAGDINITTGTLTLQNAGQINANLYGQGNAGNVNINAQGAVTVTGQKDDLISSIGSAVLTEATGNGGNINIKSSSFTLSNGAYLNTDILGQGNGGNIQITTGTLKATNGGDIDSSIFGKGNAGNITINAVDNIVFDTKSDVSSNVSIEGVGNGGNIYLKTGSLSLTNGSEVSTNVSGQGNAGNITVEASDNVKLDGVFIDAGKFDLNNFDYDSFSGLQSDLNIGGVGKTGNIQVTTGSLSVTNGAEISSFTGGVGNAGNITINARDNVTFSGFGGRMKSGSTVSNFGINNAIGNGGDIRITASNLLLKDGGQLNASSGAQGTGGNIFLDVGNTITFDGIGGNNLSSGATTEAYNGNAGNIQIETGSLLFTNGGRISSSHSEGKGNGGNITINARDRVTFDGVVKGGTFGLDKIGISGLFSYLLSGEGKGGDIEITTGSLSVTNGAAIAGDTNGQGNGGNITINARDRVSLTNNATISANTLGQGNGGNITINAGDTVTFDGGKNGLITSVGTNAFDNSTGNAGNIHINARELFLKNGGALAAFSSGQGNGGNIFIDTRNAVIIDGISSNKTTGVFTSLLAGGVGKGGDIQITTNFLTLSNGGLIAASSFGKGNAGDIIVNAGDAIGIDGVGSNGQLSGVFTTLEGEAEAKGGNINLTTGSLFLTNGGIVNAGTYSRGDGGNISIDARDRIFIDGVSTTGYASGLFSTVNQDAVGNAGNINLTTDSLFLNRGGISSSSFGQGKAGDININSVSTTLDNKASIAAITNSGDGGNINLTASDRLLLRNSSQISTTAGTAQLGGNGGNIDINSKFIIAIPEENSDITANAFTGTGGNVKINSQGIFGIESRTKPTERSDITASSERGVAGAVNINAPDTSSIKNSFTELPPVIDTNALIANSCISRSTKRQENSFTITGSGALTSNRPGVLVSNYTTGEVRGVETTSRPWKKGDAIIEPQGLYRLNNGQMLLSRECSN, from the coding sequence ATGACTAGACAATACGGATTACACAAGTGTTTGCAGTTCGGATTGGCAAGTGTACTGGGCTGCTTAGTTGTCAGTATCTTTACTGCTAAAACTCAGGCGCAGCAAAGCAATATCATACCCGATAACACACTTGGCGCTGAGTCCTCTCAAGTTATAGACAACTTTCAGGGACAACCCATAGAAGTAATTACTGGTGGTTCAACTCGCCAAATCAATCTATTTCACAGCTTTCAAGAATTTAATATCAGCGAGGGACGGGCGGCGTATTTCTTCAATCCTAGCGCAAATATCCAAAATATTCTAGCACGAGTGACAGGTAATAACCGTTCAGAAATTTTGGGGATACTCGGTACATTTGGTAATTCTAGCCCAAATTTATTTTTGATAAATCCCAATGGCATTGTGTTTGGGAAAAATGCCAGTTTAGATGTACAAGGTTCCTTTGTGGGGACGACTGCAAACGGTTTGCAGTTTGGCAATCAAGGGGTTTTTAGTGCCACAAATCCCCAAGCTGTGCCGTTGTTGACTATTAATCCTTCAGTATTGCTGTTTAATCAAATCCAAGCAAATGGGGGAATTATCAATCAATCCCAAGCACCCGCAGGTACTAATCTCATTGGACAAGATGTTACGGGTTTGCGAGTTGCTGATGGTAAAAGTTTGCTGTTTGTTGGTGGCAATATCAATATAGATGGTGGTGGAATTCGCGCTTATGGCGGAAATGTTGAGTTAGCAGGTTTGGCTGCACCAGTAAATATAGGATTGAATATTGCTGGTGATAATTTGGGTTTAGTTATACCTGAAAATGTGGAAGGCGCTGATGTTTCGTTGAGTAATGGCGCAGAAGTTAATGTTCGTGGTGCGGATGGCGGTACTATCACAATTCAGGCTCGAAATGTAAATTTATCAGGGGGAAGTATATTAAGGGCAGGAATAGATACAGGTTTAGGTACTCCAAATAGTAAAGGTGGAGATATTACTATTAATGCTACAGCAGATACAACGTTAATAGATAAAGGTTTTATCGCTAACATAGTGCAAAAAAGTGCATTTGGTAATGCTGGCGATATCAATATTACGACTGGGACATTGACGTTACAAAATGCTGGACAAATCAATGCTAATCTCTACGGGCAAGGTAATGCCGGAAATGTAAATATTAATGCTCAAGGTGCTGTTACTGTTACAGGTCAAAAAGATGATTTAATTAGTTCAATTGGTAGTGCTGTATTGACAGAAGCAACAGGTAATGGTGGTAATATCAACATCAAATCTAGCTCTTTTACACTAAGTAATGGTGCTTACCTTAATACTGATATTTTAGGACAAGGTAATGGTGGTAATATTCAAATCACGACAGGTACGCTAAAAGCTACCAATGGAGGCGATATTGATAGCAGTATCTTTGGCAAAGGAAACGCTGGGAATATCACCATTAATGCCGTTGATAATATAGTCTTCGATACTAAGAGCGATGTTAGTAGTAATGTGTCTATAGAGGGGGTAGGTAACGGAGGAAATATTTACCTGAAAACAGGTTCACTCTCGTTAACTAACGGCAGTGAAGTATCGACAAATGTATCAGGACAAGGTAATGCCGGAAATATTACCGTCGAAGCCTCTGATAATGTTAAGCTAGATGGCGTTTTTATCGACGCGGGTAAGTTTGACCTTAATAACTTTGATTATGATTCGTTTAGTGGTTTGCAAAGCGATTTAAACATTGGAGGTGTCGGGAAAACAGGAAACATTCAAGTTACTACAGGATCGCTTTCTGTTACTAATGGTGCCGAAATATCTAGCTTTACTGGTGGAGTCGGAAATGCAGGAAATATCACTATTAATGCCCGCGATAATGTGACATTTTCAGGTTTTGGAGGCAGAATGAAATCCGGCAGTACAGTATCAAATTTCGGTATTAATAACGCGATAGGTAATGGTGGTGATATTCGCATAACTGCAAGTAATTTACTACTGAAAGATGGCGGCCAATTAAATGCTAGCAGCGGCGCACAAGGAACTGGAGGTAATATCTTTCTTGATGTTGGCAATACTATTACTTTTGATGGAATTGGCGGTAATAATTTATCTAGCGGTGCCACTACGGAAGCATACAATGGTAACGCCGGAAATATTCAAATTGAAACGGGATCGCTGCTTTTCACAAATGGTGGGAGAATATCTTCTTCACATAGCGAAGGAAAAGGTAATGGTGGAAATATCACCATTAATGCTCGTGATAGAGTAACTTTTGATGGTGTCGTCAAGGGTGGAACTTTTGGTCTTGACAAAATTGGTATTAGCGGTTTATTTAGTTATTTGCTGAGTGGTGAAGGTAAAGGAGGTGACATCGAAATTACAACAGGATCGCTTTCCGTCACCAACGGTGCTGCCATTGCTGGAGACACAAATGGACAGGGAAATGGCGGCAATATCACCATCAACGCCCGCGATAGAGTTTCCCTTACCAATAATGCAACCATTTCTGCAAACACACTTGGACAGGGAAATGGCGGCAATATCACCATCAATGCCGGCGATACAGTAACTTTTGATGGTGGGAAAAATGGTTTAATTACTTCCGTAGGCACTAATGCGTTTGACAATAGCACGGGTAATGCTGGGAATATCCACATTAACGCCAGAGAATTATTTCTAAAAAATGGTGGTGCACTCGCCGCTTTTAGTAGTGGTCAAGGTAATGGTGGTAATATCTTTATCGATACGCGCAATGCTGTAATTATCGATGGTATTAGTAGCAATAAAACGACTGGCGTTTTTACTTCTTTGTTAGCTGGAGGTGTTGGCAAAGGTGGGGATATTCAAATTACAACCAACTTTTTAACACTAAGCAACGGCGGACTAATTGCTGCTAGCAGTTTCGGTAAAGGTAATGCTGGTGACATTATAGTGAATGCTGGCGATGCTATTGGGATTGATGGTGTCGGTAGTAATGGACAATTAAGCGGTGTTTTTACTACCTTAGAAGGTGAAGCTGAAGCTAAGGGAGGTAATATTAACCTGACAACAGGTTCTTTATTTTTAACCAATGGTGGAATAGTCAATGCTGGTACTTATTCTAGAGGCGATGGGGGTAATATTAGCATTGATGCACGCGATCGCATTTTTATTGACGGTGTTAGCACTACAGGTTATGCTAGCGGTCTTTTTAGTACAGTCAATCAAGACGCTGTTGGCAATGCAGGTAATATTAACCTGACAACAGATTCTTTATTTTTAAATCGCGGGGGAATCAGTTCAAGCAGCTTTGGGCAAGGAAAAGCCGGAGATATTAATATTAATTCTGTTTCCACAACGCTTGATAACAAAGCATCTATTGCTGCAATAACTAACTCTGGTGATGGTGGAAATATTAATTTAACTGCCAGCGATCGCTTATTATTGCGTAACAGTAGCCAAATTTCGACCACCGCAGGTACAGCGCAATTAGGTGGCAATGGTGGTAACATCGATATCAATTCAAAATTTATCATTGCCATTCCCGAAGAAAACAGCGATATTACAGCCAATGCTTTCACCGGAACAGGTGGAAACGTCAAAATCAATTCTCAAGGTATTTTCGGTATCGAGTCGCGGACAAAGCCAACGGAAAGAAGTGATATTACCGCCAGTTCAGAACGAGGCGTTGCAGGTGCGGTTAATATCAACGCACCCGATACAAGTTCCATCAAAAATAGCTTCACCGAATTACCTCCAGTCATTGATACTAATGCACTCATCGCTAATAGTTGCATTTCACGCAGCACTAAGCGACAAGAAAACTCTTTTACCATCACAGGTTCCGGTGCTTTGACTAGCAATCGTCCTGGGGTTTTGGTTTCTAACTATACAACTGGGGAAGTCAGAGGTGTTGAAACTACATCCCGTCCCTGGAAGAAAGGCGATGCAATTATCGAACCGCAAGGTTTATATCGGCTAAATAATGGACAGATGCTATTAAGTCGAGAATGTTCTAATTAA